Part of the Sporomusa termitida genome, GCTGTCATACCACCGGCTGGGCCAACAAAAATACGGCTATTTAGGGCGGGACTACCCTATGGGGGATAGTCAATTAGACAACGGCAAGCTGCAGACGATCAATGCCTATATAAAATCCCGGACCGGAAGGGGCTTGGCCTGACAGCAGCAGGCAAGCCTATTCCTTTTAAGTGATCTTGAATAGCTAGAGGGAGCTGCCCTTAATGGACCGCTCCCTCTAGCTTTATTCTGGAATTGGGTTTAGGAATGCTTGGCTTCAAAAGTATGGCAGTTCGTTTGATCACTTTGCCGGGCATGGGCGGCACCGCCATCAATGTTGACCTGGATCCCAGAAGCCTCACATTGCTCGCCTTGTTTCCAATACTTACAGCAGGATACAGTACATTTTACTCCTGATAATGACATATGCATTCACCTCCTTGAATTTTGCCAATGATAGTATCTCACCACCTGATGAAATCATGTATAGGGTGATCAGAACAATATGTGCCAATAACTTTAGAAAATGCTCACTTAAGAACGGAGTTAATTATCCAGGTGAAAGTGTAGAAGCAGGGGGACGTTCATTTTGCTTCTGCAGAAATATGGTTGTTGACAAATTATTTGACAGCGAGTATAATTAAAAATCCAGTGCCGGAGTGACGTAATTGGCAGACGTAGCAGACTCAAAATCTGCCGGGGGTAACTCCGTGTCGGTTCGAGTCCGACCTCCGGCACCATAAACAGAGAGCCAAGAAGGCGAGCTGTGAGGCGAAGACTGAATCAATTATCAATAACAATTTCGGGGCGTGGCTCAGTTTGGTAGAGTACCTGGCTTGGGACCAGGGGGCCGCAGGTTCGAATCCTGCCGCTCCGACCAATTATGTTAATTAATTGTTTCAATGGGACTATAGCTCAGTTGGTTAGAGCGCTACGTTGACATCGTAGAGGTCACTGGTTCGAATCCAGTTAGTCCCACCATTTTTTTTGAAAAAATCAGTTGACATAGTATGGATAACTATGATAATCTATATAAGTCGCTGTCGGCAGCTGTCAGTTGCCGAGGCAAAGCGTATCGTCCTGATACGTCTGTGATCCTAGCGCATCCATGCGCGTCGGTCCCGGGCAAAGCGTATCGTCCATGATACGCCCGTGATCCTAGCGCATCCATGCGCGTCGTTCCCTGAAAACTGAACAATGTAAAGAAATGCATCATACAAATGCCAGATGTGCGGTGGCGATAACAAGCCACATAATATTCGTAAGGGATGCGGAAGTAGCTCAGCGGTAGAGCATCGCCTTGCCAAGGCGAGGGTCGCGAGTTCGAATCTCGTTTTCCGCTCCAAAAAGATAATGAGCCGATAAACGGCTTCAATATACTGCAGTCACTGAGTGATTGCAAAGACTTTATTGGAGAGTTTGATCCTGGCTCAGGACGAACGCTGGCGGCGTGCCTAACACATGCAAGTCGAACGGAGTATACAGTAATGGATACTTAGTGGCGAACGGGTGAGTAACGCGTAGACAACCTGCCTCTAAACTGGGGACAACACCGCGAAAGTGGTGCTAATACCGAATGTGGTATCTTAGCTGCATGGCGAAGATAAGAAAGGTGGCCTCTCTAAAGAAGCTGCCGTTTGGAGATGGGTCTGCGTCTGATTAGCTGGTTGGTGAGGTAACGGCTCACCAAGGCGACGATCAGTAGCCGGTCTGAGAGGATGAACGGCCACACTGGGACTGAGACACGGCCCAGACTCCTACGGGAGGCAGCAGTGGGGAATCTTCCGCAATGGACGAAAGTCTGACGGAGCAACGCCGCGTGAGTGAAGAAGGCCTTCGGGTCGTAAAGCTCTGTCGTTTGGGACGAACGTGGTCTATGTGAATAATGTAGACTAATGACGGTACCAAAGGAGGAAGCCACGGCTAACTACGTGCCAGCAGCCGCGGTAATACGTAGGTGGCAAGCGTTGTCCGGAATTATTGGGCGTAAAGGGCGTGTAGGTGGCCTGGTAAGTCGTGTGTCTAAGTGCGAA contains:
- a CDS encoding DUF1540 domain-containing protein, whose protein sequence is MSLSGVKCTVSCCKYWKQGEQCEASGIQVNIDGGAAHARQSDQTNCHTFEAKHS